One stretch of Rana temporaria chromosome 10, aRanTem1.1, whole genome shotgun sequence DNA includes these proteins:
- the LOC120915850 gene encoding uncharacterized protein LOC120915850, with the protein MDQGNLKPVHIRSDKVRVQTGVNVTASPKLYGYSAAQGQGKGRSLVPVSGRVSGSKSPNSGPPGGAGTRGILPCLYSKKTIGKIQDDPEPPTSEQICEVQKVQDGVDLYGNKMSVPRVLHGNPGSQGRLPAYSHTPRLPKISQGGCKGGCKDSTFPVPSSPLWAILISENLYEGSSRGPCPSKRQSDHCDPISGRSAVRCRISSTARERSADSTGFSLLTRMDYQPRQITVDPIPGGRVPRVQDLFGREKDLSPRREDCQSESSSSPVTVQSADFGQGSDEGAGIHDIMFSSSSLGKVSPTSFTGTYASSLEWSKPGLRSTDPNLRQSKKDTVVVANTPQSEQRSRLDLPCGKNSNYRRQCLGVGSPLGRGSSSGSLVSLRSRPLFKPKGALGDPKDDRVISEKHSRKAPASSHRQRSGCRVLEQAGRNKKSGSSGDIQQDPLLGRSQLVFANSCPPKGHSEFSGRLLKSPAIKAGRVVPERGGVLSDNTEMGSSRGRSVCFRTEQESNTVLFNSPKRPGLKDRCLFRSLEVQHLLRFPSSEDDCSSTSKIPDGRNRSNFNHAFLAKETLVCNFEETECSPPISPSSPEGFDFTGSNSAPTGRQTKPNCVVSEEQLLRAQGFSERVIKTLLQCRKPVTRAIYAKYWKRFCSWLKEQGLDQPGIPAILDFLQAGVELGLSPSTLKVQVAALSIFLQDSLQQNPFVKSFFKALSRSKPARVTACPSWDLSLVLKALSESPFEPLEESVLKWVTLKTVLLVAVTSARRVSELQALSIKEPFLLIFEDRIILKTDPSFLPKVVSKFHRTQDIVLPSFCSTSSSEVASPNSLDVRRCLLIYLEASKIFRKSDSLFVNFSGSKKGQKASKSSIARWIRMAIGKAYELQGKQAPFVKAHSTRAVSSSWAERAGASPEEICKAATWSSYTTFAKHYRLDLMSEKDQAFGRRVLQAVAPP; encoded by the coding sequence ATGGACCAAGGCAACCTCAAGCCCGTTCATATTAGATCTGATAAAGTTCGGGTACAAACTGGAGTTAACGTCACTGCCTCACCTAAACTTTATGGTTACTCAGCCGCCCAGGGACAGGGCAAAGGCAGAAGCCTTGTTCCTGTCTCTGGGAGAGTTAGTGGATCAAAGAGTCCTAATTCAGGTCCCCCAGGAGGAGCAGGGACAAGGGGTATACTCCCATGTCTTTATAGTAAAAAAACCATCGGGAAAATTCAGGATGATCCTGAACCTCCGACCTCTGAACAAATTTGTGAAGTAcaaaaggttcaggatggagtcgatcttTACGGTAACAAGATGTCTGTTCCCAGGGTGTTACATGGCAACCCTGGATCTCAGGGACGCTTACCTGCATATTCCCATACACCCAGATTACCAAAGATTTCTCAGGGTGGCTGTAAGGGTGGATGCAAGGATTCAACATTTCCAGTTCCAAGCTCTCCCCTTTGGGCTATCCTCATCTCCGAGAATCTTTACGAAGGTTCTAGCAGAGGCCCTTGCCCCTCTAAGAGACAAAGCGATCACTGTGATcccatatctggacgatctgctgTTCGTTGCAGGATCAGTTCAACAGCTAGAGAAAGATCTGCAGATAGCACAGGATTTTCTCTCCTCACTCGGATGGATTATCAACCGAGACAAATCACAGTTGATCCCATCCCAGGAGGTCGTGTACCTAGGGTACAGGATCTCTTCGGTAGAGAAAAAGATTTATCTCCCCGAAGAGAAGATTGCCAAAGTGAATCAAGCAGTAGCCCTGTTACAGTCCAATCAGCCGACTTCGGTCAGGGAAGTGATGAGGGTGCTGGGATTCATGACATCATGTTTTCCAGCAGTTCCTTGGGCAAGGTTTCACCAACGTCCTTTACAGGAACTTATGCTTCGTCTCTGGAGTGGTCAAAGCCAGGACTTAGAAGTACCGATCCTAATCTCAGACAGAGTAAAAAAGACACTGTGGTGGTGGCGAACACACCACAATCTGAGCAAAGGTCTAGATTGGACCTTCCCTGTGGAAAGAATAGTAACTACAGACGCCAgtgcctgggggtggggagcccacttGGAAGAGGAAGTAGCTCAGGGAGCTTGGTCTCCCTCAGAAGCAGGCCGCTCTTCAAACCAAAGGGAGCTCTTGGCGATCCTAAGGACGATCGAGTCATTTCAGAGAAGCATAGTAGGAAGGCACCTGCAAGTTCGCACAGACAACGCAGCGGCTGTCGCGTACTTGAACAAGCAGGGAGGAACAAGAAGTCCGGCTCTTCAGGAGATATCCAGCAGGATCCTCTCCTGGGCAGAAGCCAACTTGTCTTCGCTAACAGCTGTCCACCTAAAGGGCACTCAGAATTTTCTGGCAGATTACTTAAGTCGCCAGCCATTAAGGCAGGACGAGTGGTCCCTGAACGAGGAGGTGTTCTCTCAGATAATACAGAGATGGGGTCTTCCAGAGGTAGATCTGTTTGCTTCCGAACAGAACAGGAAAGTAACACAGTTCTTTTCAATTCACCCAAGAGACCAGGCCTTAAGGATAGATGCCTTTTCCGGTCCTTGGAGGTTCAACATCTGCTACGCTTTCCCTCCAGTGAGGATGATTGCAGCAGTACTTCAAAAATTCCGGACGGAAGAAACAGATCTAATTTTAATCACGCCTTTTTGGCCAAAGAGACCCTGGTTTGCAATTTTGAAGAAACTGAGTGTTCTCCCCCCATTTCACCTTCCAGTCCGGAAGGATTTGATTTCACAGGGTCCAATTCTGCACCCACAGGTAGACAGACTAAACCTAACTGCGTGGTTTCTGAGGAACAGTTATTAAGAGCGCAGGGTTTCTCTGAAAGGGTCATAAAGACCTTGTTGCAGTGCAGGAAACCAGTAACAAGGGCAATTTATGCAAAATACTGGAAGAGATTTTGCTCATGGTTAAAAGAACAGGGTTTGGACCAACCTGGGATTCCAGCTATCTTAGACTTCTTGCAAGCTGGCGTGGAATTAGGGCTCTCCCCTAGCACCTTAAAAGTACAGGTGGCAGCTCTTAGTATCTTTCTACAGGATTCCCTACAGCAGAACCCATTTGTTAAAAGTTTTTTCAAAGCATTGTCAAGATCAAAGCCAGCAAGAgtaacagcctgtccttcttgggaTCTTTCTTTGGTGCTTAAGGCACTGTCAGAGAGTCCATtcgaacctctggaggaatccgtCCTTAAATGGGTTACACTTAAGACAGTACTTTTGGTAGCAGTCACTTCAGCCAGACGGGTGAGTGAGCTTCAGGCTCTTTCCATTAAGGAACCATTTTTGTTGATTTTTGAGGATAGAattattttgaaaacagatcccagtTTTCTCCCAAAGGTAGTATCCAAATTTCACAGGACACAGGACATTGTCCTACCTTCTTTTTGTTCCACCTCAAGCTCTGAGGTAGCATCCCCAAATTCACTAGATGTCAGGAGATGCCTCTTAATTTATTTAGAAGCTTCCAAGATTTTTAGGAAGTCTGATTCTCTTTTTGTGAATTTTTCGGGAAgtaaaaaaggacaaaaagcgtCTAAATCTTCCATTGCTAGATGGATCAGGATGGCAATAGGAAAGGCTTATGAGTTACAGGGCAAACAGGCCCCGTTTGTTAAGGCACACTCAACTAGAGCTGTTTCGAGTTCATGGGCAGAGAGGGCCGGAGCTTCTCCAGAAGagatttgcaaggcggcaacgtgGTCAAGTTATACTACTTTCGCCAAGCACTATCGCCTGGATTTGATGTCTGAGAAGGATCAGGCATTTGGCAGAAGGGTCCTCCAAGCAGTAGCCCCACCCTGA